One region of Triticum aestivum cultivar Chinese Spring chromosome 6B, IWGSC CS RefSeq v2.1, whole genome shotgun sequence genomic DNA includes:
- the LOC123133436 gene encoding uncharacterized protein: MVVKKRAAVIAALSMLLLLMLSRPSHQQFSNYSCKCYRECYLECKHAFPMLCKVVCGGSCDDKNDPVAACMVACTKDSLCGVPAAPSGAAYCSHACNDTWGRHGRAKVP, translated from the exons ATGGTGGTGAAGAAGAGAGCGGCAGTGATTGCGGCCCTGTCCATGCTCCTACTTCTCATGCTGTCCAGGCCATCCCATCAACAGTTCTCCAATTACTCCTGCAAGTGCTACCGAGAGTGCTACTTGGAGTGCAAGCACGCCTTCCCGATGCTCTGCAAGGTCGTGTGTGGTGGCAGCTGTGATGACAAGAATGACCCTGTAGCCGCCTGCATGGTCGCCTGCACCAAGGACTCCCTATGCGGCGTGCCGGCGGCGCCATCCG GCGCCGCATATTGTAGCCATGCGTGCAACGATACGTGGGGTCGCCATGGACGGGCCAAGGTTCCTTGA